The following coding sequences are from one Streptomyces sp. NBC_00536 window:
- a CDS encoding dihydrofolate reductase family protein, protein MGKLIPITFLTLDGVMQAPGGTEEDPSGGFAYGGWQVPFEDEEANTFITEAFDRVGAFLLGRRTYDIFSGYWPKQTDPDNAIAAKLNTLPKYVASTTLKDPEWAGTTVLGPDLEAEIARIKESTDGEVHIWGSGELVGWLLARGLIDELNLMVYPVVLGAGRRLFPGGGEPTTFEVTASRTTAVGVAIHTYRPAGRATFGTY, encoded by the coding sequence ATGGGAAAGCTGATCCCCATCACCTTCCTCACCCTCGACGGCGTGATGCAGGCGCCCGGCGGCACGGAGGAGGACCCGAGCGGCGGGTTCGCGTACGGCGGCTGGCAGGTGCCCTTCGAGGACGAGGAGGCGAACACGTTCATCACCGAGGCCTTCGACCGCGTCGGCGCCTTCCTGCTCGGGCGCCGGACCTACGACATCTTCTCGGGGTACTGGCCGAAGCAGACCGACCCGGACAACGCCATCGCGGCCAAGCTGAACACCCTCCCGAAGTACGTGGCCTCCACCACCCTCAAGGACCCCGAGTGGGCGGGCACCACCGTCCTCGGCCCGGACCTGGAGGCGGAGATCGCCCGGATCAAGGAGAGCACCGACGGTGAGGTGCACATCTGGGGCAGCGGGGAGCTCGTCGGGTGGCTGCTCGCCCGCGGTCTCATCGACGAACTCAACCTGATGGTCTACCCCGTGGTCCTGGGGGCCGGGCGGCGGCTCTTCCCGGGCGGGGGCGAGCCCACCACCTTCGAGGTCACCGCCTCCCGGACCACCGCCGTGGGGGTGGCCATCCACACCTACCGGCCCGCCGGCCGGGCCACCTTCGGTACCTACTGA
- a CDS encoding DMT family transporter, producing the protein MSTLAAVPAPGLAPRRAWLTDLPVLLVALVWGGSYLVAKGVTTSHTVIAVLVLRFGLILPVLVAAGARRLRALRPAQLRGGALLGLVLGAIFLLETYGVVHTSATNAGLIISLAMIFTPLAEAVLRRVRPPAAFLAAAGVSVTGVVLLTQGAGFTTPSLGDLLILGAALARTLNVLLTARIKAVQDADPLSLTTVQLGGAVLVFALLAALPGTGATPWAAAADFGPRAWAGLAFLTVFCTLFAFFVQMWALRRTSPSRVSLLLGTEPLWAAAAGIAIGGEHLGATGLVGAALVLAGTAWGRRTAVPDPV; encoded by the coding sequence GTGTCCACGCTCGCCGCCGTACCGGCGCCCGGCCTCGCACCCCGCCGTGCCTGGCTCACCGACCTGCCCGTCCTGCTCGTCGCCCTGGTCTGGGGCGGCAGCTACCTCGTCGCCAAGGGCGTCACCACCTCGCACACCGTGATCGCCGTCCTGGTCCTGCGGTTCGGGCTGATCCTGCCGGTCCTCGTGGCCGCGGGGGCGCGGCGGCTGCGCGCGCTGCGGCCCGCCCAGCTGCGCGGCGGCGCCCTGCTGGGGCTGGTCCTCGGCGCGATCTTCCTGCTGGAGACCTACGGGGTCGTCCACACCTCCGCCACCAACGCCGGGCTGATCATCAGCCTGGCCATGATCTTCACCCCGCTCGCCGAAGCCGTGCTGCGCCGGGTCCGGCCCCCGGCCGCCTTCCTCGCCGCCGCGGGCGTCTCCGTCACCGGGGTCGTGCTGCTCACCCAGGGCGCGGGCTTCACCACCCCCTCCCTCGGTGACCTGCTGATCCTCGGGGCCGCCCTCGCGCGCACCCTGAACGTGCTGCTGACCGCGCGGATCAAGGCCGTCCAGGACGCCGACCCGCTCTCCCTGACCACCGTTCAGCTCGGCGGCGCGGTCCTGGTCTTCGCCCTGCTCGCGGCCCTGCCCGGGACGGGCGCCACCCCGTGGGCCGCGGCCGCCGACTTCGGCCCCCGCGCCTGGGCGGGGCTCGCCTTCCTCACCGTCTTCTGCACCCTGTTCGCCTTCTTCGTGCAGATGTGGGCCCTGCGCCGCACCTCGCCCTCCCGGGTCAGCCTGCTGCTCGGCACCGAACCGCTGTGGGCCGCCGCCGCGGGCATCGCCATCGGCGGCGAACACCTGGGCGCCACGGGGCTCGTGGGCGCGGCCCTCGTCCTGGCCGGCACGGCCTGGGGCCGTCGTACCGCCGTCCCGGACCCCGTCTGA
- a CDS encoding cytochrome P450 family protein: protein MPAVDISGNDEDFAADPYAFYARLREAGPVHRVTVYAGELEPSWLVVGHDEARLALGHPALSKDWRGSGQFDDTLVTAANSNMLESDPPQHTRLRRLVARAFTARRIEALRPRVQQVTDELLDTMAARPGRTADLIAALAFPLPMTVICELLGVPDLDRDRFRFWSNEIVAPTAASADGSAHRALSEYLAELVEAKAKAPGEDLLSELIRTRDDDGDSLSPDELIGMAFLLLVAGHETTVNLISNGVRALLAHPGQLAVLRTDWDGLLGGAVEEMLRYDGPVQNSTYRYAREDVEIGGTVIPAGSTVVISLAAADRDPGRFADADTFDIHRAPRGHLAFGHGLHFCIGAPLARMEGAIAVRSLLERFPDLAEDPAGGPRAWVGGSLMRGVTRLPVSW from the coding sequence ATGCCAGCAGTCGACATCAGTGGGAACGACGAGGACTTCGCCGCCGACCCCTACGCCTTCTACGCCCGGCTGCGCGAGGCCGGACCGGTCCACCGGGTCACGGTGTACGCCGGTGAACTCGAACCCAGCTGGCTGGTCGTGGGCCACGACGAGGCCCGCCTCGCCCTGGGCCACCCCGCCCTGTCGAAGGACTGGCGCGGTTCCGGCCAGTTCGACGACACCCTCGTCACCGCGGCCAACTCGAACATGCTGGAGAGCGACCCCCCGCAGCACACCCGGCTGCGCCGGCTGGTCGCCCGCGCCTTCACCGCCCGCCGCATCGAGGCCCTGCGCCCCCGTGTCCAGCAGGTCACCGACGAACTCCTCGACACGATGGCCGCCCGCCCCGGGCGCACCGCCGACCTCATCGCGGCCCTCGCCTTCCCGCTGCCGATGACCGTGATCTGCGAACTGCTCGGCGTCCCCGACCTGGACCGGGACCGGTTCCGCTTCTGGTCCAACGAGATCGTCGCCCCGACCGCCGCGAGCGCGGACGGCAGCGCCCACCGCGCGCTGAGCGAGTACCTCGCCGAGCTGGTCGAGGCCAAGGCCAAGGCCCCCGGCGAGGACCTGCTCAGCGAGCTGATCCGCACCCGCGACGACGACGGCGACTCCCTTTCCCCCGACGAGCTGATCGGGATGGCCTTCCTGCTGCTGGTCGCGGGCCACGAGACCACCGTCAACCTCATCTCCAACGGCGTACGGGCCCTGCTCGCCCACCCGGGTCAGCTGGCCGTCCTGCGCACCGACTGGGACGGGCTCCTCGGCGGGGCGGTGGAGGAGATGCTCCGCTACGACGGCCCGGTGCAGAACTCCACCTACCGCTACGCCCGCGAGGACGTGGAGATCGGCGGGACGGTCATCCCGGCCGGGTCGACCGTGGTGATCTCGCTGGCGGCCGCCGACCGCGACCCGGGCCGGTTCGCCGACGCCGACACCTTCGACATCCACCGCGCCCCGCGGGGCCACCTGGCCTTCGGGCACGGCCTGCACTTCTGCATCGGCGCGCCGCTCGCCCGGATGGAGGGCGCGATCGCCGTCCGGTCCCTGCTGGAACGTTTCCCCGACCTGGCCGAGGACCCGGCCGGCGGCCCGCGCGCATGGGTCGGCGGCAGCCTGATGCGGGGCGTCACCCGGCTCCCGGTGAGCTGGTGA
- a CDS encoding Gfo/Idh/MocA family protein — translation MRIGLIGTGRIGSFHAAALARQPHAGSLVLADADPARAALLAARLGATAAPSVDQIFTWGVDAVVVACATAGHAELVVRAVRSGLPVFCEKPVAPDLGRSLAVLREVAAVGGVLQVGFMRRFDAGYVTARELVRSGALGRLHTVRTMTADPAPPSAAYLAGSGGLFRDCLVHDFDMVRWVTGQEVTEVYATGSDAGPPRFREAGDVDTAAALLTLADGTLVTCTGGRCNGAGYDVRMELAGELDQVSAGLDDRTPIASTEPQGPPPARKPWTGFLERFGPAYEAELAAFVSLVRGEGPNPCDGREALAALRIAEACELSRRERRRVTLAELPDL, via the coding sequence ATGCGCATCGGGCTCATCGGTACGGGCCGGATCGGTTCCTTCCATGCCGCGGCGCTGGCCCGCCAGCCGCACGCGGGATCGCTGGTGCTCGCCGACGCCGACCCGGCGCGGGCGGCGCTGCTGGCCGCCCGGCTCGGGGCGACCGCCGCGCCCAGTGTCGACCAGATCTTCACCTGGGGCGTGGACGCGGTGGTGGTGGCGTGTGCGACCGCGGGCCACGCGGAGCTGGTGGTCCGGGCGGTACGGTCCGGGCTGCCGGTGTTCTGCGAGAAGCCCGTCGCCCCTGACCTGGGGCGGAGCCTGGCGGTGCTGCGCGAGGTCGCGGCCGTCGGCGGGGTGCTCCAGGTGGGCTTCATGCGGCGCTTCGACGCCGGGTACGTGACGGCGCGGGAGCTGGTCCGCTCGGGCGCGCTGGGGCGGCTGCACACCGTACGGACGATGACCGCGGATCCGGCGCCGCCGTCCGCCGCGTACCTGGCCGGGTCGGGCGGGCTGTTCCGGGACTGTCTCGTGCACGACTTCGACATGGTGCGCTGGGTGACCGGGCAGGAGGTGACGGAGGTGTACGCGACCGGCTCGGACGCGGGTCCCCCGCGGTTCCGCGAGGCGGGTGACGTGGACACCGCGGCCGCGCTGCTGACCCTGGCCGACGGGACCCTGGTGACCTGCACCGGCGGCCGCTGCAACGGCGCGGGGTACGACGTGCGGATGGAGCTGGCCGGGGAGCTGGACCAGGTCTCGGCCGGGCTGGACGACCGTACGCCGATCGCCTCGACGGAACCGCAGGGCCCGCCCCCGGCGCGCAAACCGTGGACGGGTTTCCTGGAGCGGTTCGGACCGGCCTACGAGGCGGAGCTGGCCGCCTTCGTGAGCCTGGTCCGCGGCGAGGGCCCCAATCCGTGCGACGGCCGGGAGGCCCTGGCCGCGCTGCGGATCGCCGAGGCCTGCGAGCTGTCGCGGCGGGAGCGGCGCCGGGTGACCCTCGCCGAGCTGCCGGACCTCTGA
- a CDS encoding sugar ABC transporter substrate-binding protein — translation MARVRTGVRVMGAVLAAVLGASLAGCSSTGGKRAEERAKAAEQGRPAVSTPRWTFAMITHAGDGDTFWDIVQKGAKEASAKDNINFVYAHDDQAQQQAQFVQNAIDQKVQGIIVSLAKPEALKDVLGKAAKAGIPVITVNSGSAQSKEYGALTHIGQDEEIAGEAVGNELTKRGKKKAVCVLHEQGNVGHEQRCAGAKKTFGGDLENLYVEGTNMPSVQASIQAKLQADPSIDSVVTLGAPFAPTAVKAKDAAGSKAEIDTFDLNEAVARDLKSGVLGFAVDQQPYLQGYEAVDLLWLYRYNANTLGGGRPVLTGPQIVTGAEAAKLEEFIKRVTR, via the coding sequence GTGGCTAGGGTTCGGACAGGGGTACGCGTCATGGGCGCCGTACTCGCGGCGGTACTGGGGGCCTCCCTCGCGGGGTGCAGCAGTACGGGCGGCAAGCGCGCCGAGGAGCGGGCGAAGGCCGCCGAGCAGGGCCGTCCGGCCGTCTCCACCCCGCGCTGGACCTTCGCGATGATCACCCACGCGGGCGATGGCGACACCTTCTGGGACATCGTCCAGAAGGGCGCCAAGGAAGCCTCGGCGAAGGACAACATCAACTTCGTCTACGCGCACGACGACCAGGCACAGCAGCAGGCCCAGTTCGTGCAGAACGCCATCGACCAGAAGGTCCAGGGCATCATCGTCAGCCTGGCCAAGCCCGAGGCCCTCAAGGACGTCCTCGGCAAGGCCGCCAAGGCGGGCATCCCGGTGATCACGGTGAACTCCGGCTCCGCGCAGTCCAAGGAGTACGGCGCCCTGACCCACATCGGGCAGGACGAGGAGATCGCGGGCGAGGCCGTCGGCAACGAGCTGACCAAGCGCGGCAAGAAGAAGGCCGTCTGCGTCCTGCACGAGCAGGGCAACGTCGGCCACGAGCAGCGCTGCGCCGGGGCCAAGAAGACCTTCGGCGGCGACCTGGAGAACCTGTACGTCGAGGGCACCAACATGCCCTCCGTGCAGGCGTCCATCCAGGCGAAGCTCCAGGCCGACCCCTCCATCGACTCGGTCGTCACCCTGGGCGCGCCCTTCGCGCCCACCGCGGTCAAGGCCAAGGACGCGGCCGGCAGCAAGGCGGAGATCGACACCTTCGACCTCAACGAGGCCGTCGCCCGCGACCTGAAGTCCGGGGTGCTCGGCTTCGCCGTCGACCAGCAGCCCTACCTCCAGGGCTACGAGGCCGTCGACCTGCTCTGGCTCTACCGCTACAACGCCAACACCCTCGGCGGCGGCCGTCCGGTGCTCACCGGCCCGCAGATCGTGACCGGCGCCGAAGCGGCGAAACTGGAGGAGTTCATCAAGCGGGTGACCCGATGA
- a CDS encoding ABC transporter permease, which translates to MSTLAPAAPPTPPAKERDERLAPASLVRRLLGRPELGAVVGAAAVFVFFAFAADSFLRASSLSTILYSASTIGIMAVPVALLMIGGEFDLSAGVMVTSSALFSSMFSYQLTANVWVGVGVSLLVTLAIGFFNGFMLTRTKLPSFIITLGTFLMLTGLNLGLTKLISGSVSTKTIADMEGFSSARSLFASQLTIGPVTLRVTILWWLVLVAVATWILLRTRAGNWIFAVGGGADAARAVGVPVVKTRIGLYMGVALCAWISGQHILFSFDVVQSGEGVGNEFLYIIAAVIGGCLMTGGYGSAIGSAVGAFIFGMTSNGIVYAQWNPDWFKFFLGAMLLLATLLNAWVRKRAEASK; encoded by the coding sequence ATGAGCACGCTCGCCCCCGCGGCCCCGCCCACCCCGCCCGCCAAGGAGCGCGACGAGCGCCTCGCGCCCGCCTCCCTGGTGCGCCGCCTGCTCGGCCGCCCCGAGCTGGGCGCGGTCGTCGGCGCGGCCGCCGTCTTCGTCTTCTTCGCCTTCGCCGCCGACAGCTTCCTGCGGGCCTCCAGCCTCAGCACGATCCTGTACTCGGCCTCCACCATCGGGATCATGGCCGTCCCGGTCGCGCTGCTGATGATCGGCGGCGAGTTCGACCTCTCGGCCGGTGTGATGGTCACCAGCTCGGCGCTCTTCAGTTCGATGTTCTCCTACCAGCTGACCGCGAACGTCTGGGTCGGCGTCGGGGTGTCCCTGCTGGTCACCCTGGCCATCGGGTTCTTCAACGGGTTCATGCTCACCCGGACGAAACTGCCCAGCTTCATCATCACGCTCGGCACCTTCCTGATGCTGACCGGCCTGAACCTGGGCCTCACCAAGCTGATCAGCGGCTCGGTCTCCACCAAGACCATCGCCGACATGGAGGGCTTCTCCTCGGCCCGCTCGCTGTTCGCCTCGCAGCTCACCATCGGCCCGGTCACCCTGCGCGTCACCATCCTGTGGTGGCTGGTCCTGGTGGCCGTGGCCACCTGGATCCTGCTGCGCACCCGCGCCGGGAACTGGATCTTCGCGGTGGGCGGTGGCGCCGACGCGGCCCGCGCGGTCGGCGTACCGGTGGTCAAGACCCGGATCGGGCTCTACATGGGCGTCGCCCTGTGCGCCTGGATCTCGGGCCAGCACATCCTGTTCTCGTTCGACGTCGTCCAGTCCGGCGAGGGCGTCGGCAACGAGTTCCTGTACATCATCGCGGCCGTCATCGGCGGCTGTCTGATGACCGGCGGCTACGGCTCGGCCATCGGCTCGGCCGTCGGCGCCTTCATCTTCGGCATGACCAGCAACGGCATCGTGTACGCCCAGTGGAACCCGGACTGGTTCAAGTTCTTCCTCGGCGCGATGCTCCTGCTGGCCACCTTGCTCAATGCCTGGGTGCGCAAGCGGGCGGAGGCCAGCAAGTGA
- a CDS encoding ATP-binding cassette domain-containing protein, with protein sequence MGAQAGGGQQVTALVKLTEVSKYYGNIRALEGVSLEVSAGEITCVLGDNGAGKSTLIKIIAGLHRHDAGSFEIEGEETVLANPRAALDRGIATVYQDLAVVPLMPVWRNFFLGSEPTKGRGPFRRLDVALMRETTRAELLRMGIDLRDVDQPIGTLSGGERQCVAIARAVHFGAKVLVLDEPTAALGVKQSGVVLKYVAAARDAGLGVVLITHNPHHAYLVGDRFVLLKRGAMAGSHTRDSITLDELTRQMAGGSELDELSHELERVAESGTTPPHTDPSGTTAP encoded by the coding sequence CTGGGTGCGCAAGCGGGCGGAGGCCAGCAAGTGACGGCACTGGTGAAGCTGACCGAGGTCAGCAAGTACTACGGCAACATCCGCGCCCTCGAAGGCGTCTCCCTGGAGGTCTCGGCGGGCGAGATCACCTGTGTCCTCGGCGACAACGGCGCGGGCAAGTCCACCCTCATCAAGATCATCGCGGGGCTGCACCGGCACGACGCGGGCAGCTTCGAGATCGAGGGCGAGGAGACGGTTCTGGCCAATCCCCGCGCCGCCCTCGACCGGGGCATCGCCACGGTCTACCAGGACCTCGCGGTCGTCCCGCTGATGCCGGTCTGGCGGAACTTCTTCCTCGGCTCCGAGCCCACCAAGGGCCGCGGCCCCTTCCGCCGCCTCGACGTGGCCCTGATGCGCGAGACCACCCGCGCCGAGCTGCTGCGCATGGGCATCGACCTGCGCGACGTCGACCAGCCGATCGGCACCCTCTCCGGCGGCGAGCGCCAGTGCGTGGCCATCGCCCGGGCCGTGCACTTCGGCGCCAAGGTCCTCGTCCTGGACGAGCCCACGGCGGCCCTCGGCGTCAAGCAGTCCGGCGTGGTCCTCAAGTACGTCGCCGCGGCCCGGGACGCGGGCCTCGGCGTGGTCCTGATCACGCACAACCCGCACCACGCGTACCTGGTCGGAGACCGTTTCGTGCTCCTCAAGCGGGGCGCGATGGCGGGCAGCCACACCCGCGATTCGATCACCCTGGACGAGCTGACCCGGCAGATGGCCGGCGGCTCGGAACTGGACGAACTGAGCCACGAGCTGGAGCGGGTGGCAGAATCGGGGACAACACCGCCCCACACTGACCCTTCCGGCACCACCGCACCATAG
- a CDS encoding ROK family glucokinase yields the protein MSTYRDFTLAHRGSARGTVLRTVGTRERRSHLTAPRVPTVGIDIGGTKVMAGVVDADGVILEKIRTETPDKSKSPKVVEDTIVELVLDLSDRHDVHAVGIGAAGWVDADRSRVLFAPHLAWRDEPLRDALQSRLAVPVMVDNDANTAAWAEWRFGAGRGEDHLVMITLGTGIGGAILEDGRVKRGKFGVAGEFGHMQVVPGGHRCPCGNRGCWEQYSSGNALVREARELAAADSPVAHGLIARVGGNVSEITGPLITELAREGDAMCVELLQDIGQWLGVGIANLAAALDPSCFVIGGGVSAADDLLIGPARDAFRRHLTGRGYRPEARIAKAQLGPEAGMVGAADLSRLVARRFRRANRRRVERYERYAQAGRRAAAGSEEQGPEQP from the coding sequence ATGAGCACGTACCGGGACTTCACGCTCGCCCACCGTGGCTCGGCGCGAGGCACCGTCCTGCGGACGGTCGGCACCCGTGAGCGCCGGTCACACCTGACCGCCCCGCGCGTCCCGACCGTCGGCATCGACATCGGCGGCACCAAGGTGATGGCGGGCGTCGTCGACGCCGACGGCGTCATCCTGGAGAAGATCCGCACCGAGACCCCCGACAAGTCCAAGAGCCCCAAGGTCGTCGAGGACACCATCGTCGAGCTGGTCCTGGACCTCTCCGACCGCCACGACGTCCACGCCGTGGGCATCGGCGCGGCCGGCTGGGTCGACGCCGACCGCTCGCGGGTGCTCTTCGCCCCGCACCTGGCCTGGCGCGACGAGCCGCTGCGCGACGCGCTCCAGTCCCGGCTCGCGGTCCCGGTCATGGTGGACAACGATGCCAACACCGCCGCCTGGGCCGAATGGCGCTTCGGCGCCGGGCGCGGCGAGGACCACCTCGTCATGATCACGCTCGGCACCGGCATCGGCGGGGCGATCCTGGAGGACGGCCGGGTCAAGCGCGGCAAGTTCGGCGTGGCCGGGGAATTCGGCCACATGCAGGTGGTCCCCGGCGGACACCGCTGCCCCTGCGGCAACCGCGGCTGCTGGGAGCAGTACAGCTCCGGAAACGCCCTGGTCCGCGAGGCCCGCGAGCTGGCCGCCGCCGACTCCCCGGTCGCCCACGGCCTGATCGCCCGGGTCGGAGGGAACGTTTCGGAGATCACCGGACCGCTCATCACCGAGCTGGCCCGCGAGGGCGACGCCATGTGCGTCGAACTGCTCCAGGACATCGGCCAGTGGCTCGGCGTCGGCATCGCCAACCTCGCCGCCGCCCTCGACCCCTCGTGCTTCGTCATCGGGGGCGGGGTCAGCGCGGCCGACGACCTGCTGATCGGCCCGGCCCGGGACGCCTTCCGGCGCCACCTGACCGGCCGCGGCTACCGGCCCGAGGCCCGGATCGCGAAGGCCCAGCTCGGCCCCGAGGCCGGTATGGTCGGTGCGGCCGACCTCTCCCGGCTCGTCGCCCGCCGCTTCCGACGCGCCAACCGCCGCCGGGTCGAACGCTACGAACGCTATGCCCAGGCCGGCCGACGGGCCGCCGCCGGGTCCGAGGAACAAGGACCAGAACAGCCGTGA